One segment of Nostoc flagelliforme CCNUN1 DNA contains the following:
- a CDS encoding DUF1822 family protein produces MTNTQPDVLSVPLPQNAHRWAEEFASQQDNPLKGKQVYLNTLAVYAVHSYLKWLNIETALNQGDSWHRGLRAIFDVADLVLPGVGKLECRPVLPGEAAIVLPPTMTQERIGYVAVQFSQQLDYVELLGFLPAREIAESPAILQITQLQSFDSLFEIIQMRSLLINLRQWLTGIFQPDWQPPELVFANNFRSSSTMTRPSTNSISRAKVINLESQVLLLMQLTPTDSEVFNICLRIYPGNDSIHLPPDLQLIVLDEAGNTGMEAQARSADDWMQLEFSCQHEEKFSVKIVLGETSLMEEFVV; encoded by the coding sequence ATGACTAACACACAACCAGATGTTTTAAGCGTCCCTCTCCCCCAAAATGCCCACCGTTGGGCTGAGGAATTTGCCAGCCAGCAAGATAACCCGCTAAAGGGAAAACAAGTTTATCTGAATACTTTGGCTGTTTATGCCGTTCACAGTTATCTCAAATGGCTAAACATTGAGACAGCACTAAATCAAGGCGATAGTTGGCATCGTGGTTTAAGGGCGATTTTTGATGTTGCTGATTTAGTCTTGCCGGGTGTTGGTAAGCTTGAATGTCGTCCAGTGTTACCGGGTGAGGCTGCTATAGTCTTGCCTCCAACGATGACACAAGAGCGCATTGGTTATGTAGCAGTTCAGTTTAGTCAGCAATTAGATTATGTAGAATTACTGGGATTTCTTCCAGCAAGGGAGATAGCTGAATCACCAGCAATACTGCAAATAACACAACTGCAATCTTTCGATAGTCTTTTCGAGATTATCCAGATGCGTTCGCTATTAATAAATCTGCGTCAATGGCTTACGGGAATCTTCCAGCCAGATTGGCAACCTCCAGAGTTAGTATTTGCTAACAATTTCAGAAGCAGTAGCACAATGACTCGCCCTTCAACTAACTCCATCAGTCGGGCAAAGGTGATTAATTTGGAAAGCCAAGTACTGTTGTTAATGCAGTTAACTCCCACAGATAGCGAAGTTTTTAATATTTGCCTACGAATTTATCCGGGTAATGATTCTATTCATCTACCACCAGATTTACAACTTATTGTCCTTGATGAAGCCGGAAACACTGGCATGGAAGCGCAAGCAAGAAGTGCAGATGACTGGATGCAACTAGAGTTTAGCTGCCAGCACGAGGAAAAATTCAGTGTCAAAATAGTGTTAGGGGAAACAAGTCTGATGGAAGAGTTTGTTGTCTAA
- a CDS encoding PspA/IM30 family protein: MKKAMYWLMGEKAGRTIVGTWNWLWGMPVESGGKVAVAVAEESLQSMQESVQKLAQAVAMQEGSYKTAKNKYETKVKELRTLEQQANIAQRSGNSEAARMAMAKAIQTEQILPKLEEMVKQAETSVNASKDKLNRERMKLETYKADMQNMKDMSEVNEALAMIAKVNNEFDIGSAKSDFEKAKSAVERRNLQTGALAEISENPTEKLQAEIERMTVDDEVSRRLQMLSESSLEKLPE, translated from the coding sequence ATGAAAAAAGCTATGTACTGGTTAATGGGTGAAAAAGCAGGAAGAACCATAGTTGGTACTTGGAATTGGCTATGGGGAATGCCTGTTGAATCTGGCGGTAAGGTGGCTGTAGCCGTAGCTGAAGAATCACTGCAATCAATGCAGGAATCGGTACAAAAGCTAGCTCAAGCTGTTGCTATGCAAGAAGGGTCTTACAAAACAGCTAAAAATAAATATGAGACAAAAGTTAAAGAATTACGGACTTTGGAGCAGCAAGCAAATATTGCCCAGCGCAGTGGTAATTCAGAAGCAGCAAGGATGGCAATGGCTAAGGCAATTCAGACAGAGCAGATTTTGCCCAAATTGGAAGAAATGGTCAAGCAGGCTGAAACATCTGTGAATGCTTCCAAAGACAAGCTGAACCGGGAGCGCATGAAGCTAGAAACCTACAAAGCTGATATGCAAAATATGAAAGATATGTCAGAGGTGAATGAAGCACTAGCTATGATTGCCAAAGTCAATAATGAATTTGATATTGGTTCGGCGAAAAGTGACTTTGAAAAAGCTAAAAGTGCAGTTGAGCGCCGAAATTTACAGACAGGCGCTTTAGCTGAAATCTCTGAAAACCCAACTGAAAAACTCCAGGCTGAAATAGAACGCATGACTGTAGATGATGAAGTTTCTCGTCGTTTGCAAATGTTAAGTGAATCGAGTCTTGAAAAATTACCAGAGTAA
- a CDS encoding helix-turn-helix domain-containing protein produces the protein MDEQLKKLIDEVCSYPDPSLERQKALNRLLMVIQQLPGIYKSGHQDYLEALNQTWEWVSRKICEFEARSPSFQQSLVIWINGYLKWRIKDLYRPDSNYTISLDRLTRNDEGDETTLLNILPDRQSQTISLDLLDIKIAQIQETERQCLGKRIWQYIEQDEEGKLTASHPRKNPECHCHLLAMRLLLEQPPHKIADIARELNISNQTLYSHWKKNCLPLLKEIGMNFGSD, from the coding sequence GTGGATGAACAACTAAAAAAACTGATTGATGAGGTATGCAGCTACCCAGACCCCAGTCTAGAAAGGCAGAAAGCATTAAATAGACTGCTTATGGTCATTCAACAACTCCCTGGCATTTATAAGTCTGGACACCAAGACTATTTAGAAGCCTTAAATCAAACTTGGGAATGGGTGAGCCGGAAGATTTGCGAGTTTGAAGCGCGATCGCCTTCTTTCCAACAAAGCCTAGTAATCTGGATTAATGGCTATCTCAAGTGGCGCATTAAAGATTTATACAGACCAGATAGTAATTATACTATCAGTTTAGACAGACTTACCCGTAACGATGAGGGTGACGAAACAACCCTGCTAAATATCTTGCCAGATCGGCAATCACAAACTATTTCTTTAGATTTGCTGGATATCAAAATTGCTCAGATCCAGGAAACTGAGCGCCAGTGCCTTGGTAAACGCATCTGGCAATATATTGAACAAGACGAAGAGGGTAAATTAACAGCGAGTCATCCGCGCAAAAATCCAGAATGCCATTGTCACTTATTGGCAATGCGCTTACTTCTGGAACAACCACCTCATAAAATCGCTGATATTGCTAGAGAGTTAAATATAAGCAATCAAACTCTTTACTCCCATTGGAAGAAAAATTGCCTTCCCTTGTTAAAAGAAATCGGTATGAATTTCGGGTCTGACTAA
- a CDS encoding phosphate ABC transporter substrate-binding protein has translation MSQKSAPPPIVFILIFLALIGGGYWFFVVRPGNVTPPVNTPSAGNSTFSPPSSVPSGTTVRIDGSTSMVTINQNLKRAFERQFPGTNVVTSANGSQNGIADLIAGRVDIAAVSRSLTAQEQNQGLMAVSVTKDAIALVVGKANPCNQGLTSTQVADIFQGKINNWSAVGGNSGTIRVINRPAISGTHQAFQEMVLKGANFGTTSNIATLPRDATTPLLQALGTDGIGYATFAQVANQQTVRFVPIDGLTPDATGYLYQRQLFYVYKNPASPGVQAFLGYVTSPQGQQAIILEN, from the coding sequence ATGAGTCAAAAAAGCGCTCCTCCTCCAATTGTTTTTATTCTGATTTTTCTAGCTTTAATCGGTGGTGGTTACTGGTTCTTTGTAGTCAGACCAGGTAATGTTACCCCTCCAGTTAACACACCCTCTGCTGGTAATTCGACTTTTTCGCCCCCAAGTTCAGTACCAAGCGGTACTACTGTGAGAATAGACGGATCTACGAGCATGGTGACAATTAACCAAAATCTCAAAAGAGCTTTTGAGAGGCAGTTTCCTGGTACAAATGTTGTCACTAGTGCTAATGGTTCTCAAAATGGTATTGCGGATCTGATAGCCGGTAGAGTAGATATTGCGGCGGTATCGCGATCGCTAACTGCACAAGAACAAAATCAGGGATTGATGGCAGTGTCTGTAACAAAAGATGCGATCGCGCTTGTGGTTGGCAAAGCAAATCCTTGTAATCAAGGATTAACCAGCACCCAAGTAGCAGATATTTTTCAAGGCAAAATTAATAACTGGTCAGCCGTAGGTGGTAACAGTGGAACTATCCGAGTCATTAATCGACCGGCAATTAGTGGAACGCATCAAGCATTTCAGGAAATGGTGTTGAAGGGAGCTAATTTTGGCACAACATCAAACATTGCAACACTACCACGAGATGCTACAACTCCTCTACTCCAAGCTTTAGGAACTGATGGCATCGGCTATGCAACCTTTGCACAGGTTGCCAATCAACAAACAGTGCGATTTGTTCCAATTGATGGATTGACTCCCGATGCAACTGGTTATCTCTACCAACGGCAACTGTTTTATGTCTATAAAAACCCTGCTAGCCCTGGAGTTCAAGCTTTCTTAGGCTATGTGACTTCGCCTCAAGGGCAGCAAGCTATAATACTGGAGAATTAA
- a CDS encoding substrate-binding domain-containing protein, with protein MAIIKLKLRRNSTDGFLVILTAKNLDEETEGFLPPLPPNLESSFNEWQSAYRQIEAVRSCVAPAPGLRLTPKSVTIHSHGEHTGAVKDYLNQWLNSGDSRWQPIRDRLIAIAQQLHQSNDEIRVIIDAKDIDLRRLPWQAWNLLEEHYPNAEVALSAPKSSNTKINKLVPKSTKVRILVAVGRSDGINTKDDLKVIQDLETNGVEVRCLIKPSRRDLCDALWDEQGYHIFVFTGHSGSQEDGQIGWIELNDEESLTIEEFKEALKQAIDKGLQLAIFNSCDGLGLANQLAQIHLPQVIIMREPVPDPVAVDFLRYFFQEFTHNNKSLFTSVKKARKRLEHFKSDYPGAIWLPTICIEANVEPLTWQGLREGSPAKPTPIKPEGSTHQPKKNIKLWLLIGLLGVVVSSGIAYLVGKKVNSDFSSVTAPEGTWLYGGSTSWAPIRQRVDPEIKKVHPQFELRYTDAINATPGSGTGIRMLLEGQLTFSQSSRPIADREYQQAQRRGLSLKQIPVALEGLAIAVHPDLQIPGLTLGQIKDIYTGKITNWNQVGGPNLKITAYSRRVEDGGTVEFLANNVLSGEKIRSNVVYVYDTTDGLRKLASDRGGIYYASAPEVVPQCQIKPLPIAKQGNNFVAPYTEPLIKADQCPNQRNKLNTDAFKKGQYPITRQMFVIVKQNNNNSLEQQAGEAYAKMLLTNQGQKLMNEAGFVRIR; from the coding sequence ATGGCGATCATCAAGTTGAAGCTCAGACGCAATTCAACAGATGGATTTTTGGTAATTCTAACAGCGAAGAACTTGGATGAAGAAACAGAAGGATTTTTGCCTCCATTACCACCAAATTTAGAATCATCCTTTAATGAATGGCAGTCAGCTTATCGTCAAATCGAAGCTGTACGCTCTTGTGTTGCTCCCGCACCAGGGTTACGTCTTACACCCAAAAGTGTGACGATTCATTCTCACGGGGAACACACTGGAGCAGTCAAAGATTATCTGAATCAATGGCTCAACTCTGGAGATAGCAGGTGGCAACCAATCCGGGATAGATTAATTGCGATCGCTCAACAATTACATCAGTCAAATGATGAGATTCGCGTGATCATTGATGCCAAAGATATCGATTTACGCCGCCTTCCTTGGCAAGCATGGAATTTATTAGAAGAACACTATCCCAACGCCGAAGTTGCCCTCAGTGCGCCTAAAAGCTCGAATACTAAGATAAATAAACTAGTTCCTAAAAGCACAAAAGTTAGAATTTTAGTTGCTGTGGGCAGAAGTGACGGGATTAATACAAAAGATGACTTAAAGGTAATTCAAGATTTAGAGACAAATGGAGTAGAAGTACGCTGTTTAATTAAGCCTAGCCGCCGGGATTTGTGTGATGCTCTTTGGGATGAACAAGGCTACCATATTTTCGTTTTTACGGGACATAGTGGAAGTCAAGAAGATGGGCAGATAGGTTGGATTGAACTTAACGATGAAGAAAGTTTGACTATTGAGGAATTTAAGGAGGCTTTGAAGCAAGCTATTGATAAAGGATTACAGTTAGCAATTTTTAATTCTTGTGATGGTTTAGGATTAGCTAACCAACTTGCCCAAATACATTTACCTCAAGTTATTATCATGCGGGAACCTGTTCCAGATCCCGTAGCAGTAGATTTTTTAAGATACTTTTTTCAAGAATTTACTCATAATAATAAGTCATTATTTACTTCTGTAAAAAAAGCCCGCAAACGCCTAGAACATTTTAAGTCTGATTATCCTGGTGCAATTTGGTTGCCAACAATTTGTATTGAAGCCAATGTTGAACCGTTGACTTGGCAAGGATTGCGCGAAGGTTCTCCGGCAAAGCCAACTCCAATCAAGCCAGAGGGTTCAACTCATCAACCAAAAAAAAATATCAAGCTGTGGTTATTAATTGGTTTGCTTGGTGTGGTTGTTAGTAGTGGTATAGCCTATTTAGTTGGGAAAAAAGTCAACTCCGATTTTAGTTCCGTAACTGCTCCCGAAGGAACATGGCTTTATGGTGGTAGCACATCTTGGGCACCAATTCGGCAACGTGTAGATCCTGAAATCAAAAAAGTACATCCGCAGTTTGAATTACGCTATACAGATGCAATTAATGCTACACCAGGTTCCGGTACGGGAATTCGGATGTTGTTAGAAGGACAACTTACCTTTTCGCAATCCTCCCGCCCGATCGCAGACAGAGAGTATCAACAAGCTCAACGACGGGGCTTGAGTCTGAAACAAATTCCAGTGGCTTTGGAAGGATTAGCGATCGCTGTTCACCCCGATCTCCAAATTCCAGGGCTAACCTTGGGGCAAATCAAAGATATTTACACTGGTAAAATAACTAACTGGAATCAAGTTGGCGGCCCTAACCTAAAAATTACTGCTTACTCCCGTCGCGTTGAAGACGGAGGCACTGTAGAGTTCTTGGCTAACAACGTTCTCAGTGGAGAAAAAATTAGGAGTAATGTAGTATACGTCTACGATACAACAGATGGACTGAGAAAATTAGCAAGCGATCGCGGTGGTATTTACTACGCTTCGGCTCCAGAAGTTGTCCCCCAATGTCAGATTAAACCACTGCCAATCGCTAAACAAGGGAATAATTTTGTAGCTCCTTATACAGAACCTTTGATTAAAGCCGATCAATGTCCGAATCAACGGAACAAGTTAAATACTGATGCTTTCAAAAAAGGTCAGTATCCAATTACACGCCAGATGTTTGTCATAGTTAAGCAGAATAATAATAACAGTTTAGAACAACAAGCGGGCGAGGCATACGCCAAAATGCTACTAACAAATCAGGGACAAAAACTGATGAATGAAGCTGGATTTGTGCGTATCCGTTGA
- a CDS encoding serine/threonine-protein kinase: MSYCLNPHCPKPENPNDVKFCRTCGSKLLLKERYRAIKPIGQGGFGKTFLAVDEDKPSKPRCVIKQFYPQAQGTNTLAKAVELFNQEAVQLDELGKHPQIPELLAYFTQEDRQYLVQEFIDGQNLAQELAHRGAFNEIQIRQLLNDLLSVLQFCHARHVIHRDIKPENIILRESDRKLVLVDFGAAKSATGTALNQTGTSIGSPEYVAPEQMRGRAVFASDIYSLGATCINLLTQQSPFDSYDTNNDTWVWQQYLKTPVSNQLSRILNKMLESIPIRRYQTVDEVLKDLNQQSQVAAKPANAPKPIPQSPPNSPATFVSPSPSQIDNELEEMKTQFLGGNKPKPNKIQPTNPTSQPTSKSKIDEELEELKAKYLGNNNP, translated from the coding sequence ATGAGCTACTGCCTTAATCCCCATTGTCCCAAGCCTGAAAATCCTAATGATGTCAAGTTTTGCCGGACTTGCGGTTCCAAGTTACTCCTCAAAGAACGTTACCGTGCTATCAAACCAATCGGACAAGGGGGTTTTGGCAAAACCTTTTTAGCTGTGGATGAAGATAAACCCTCAAAACCACGCTGTGTAATTAAGCAATTTTATCCCCAAGCCCAAGGCACTAACACTCTTGCCAAAGCCGTAGAGTTATTTAACCAAGAAGCGGTGCAGTTAGATGAATTGGGGAAACATCCGCAGATTCCCGAACTACTGGCATATTTTACCCAAGAAGATCGGCAGTATCTTGTACAAGAATTTATCGACGGGCAAAACTTAGCCCAGGAATTAGCACATAGAGGTGCTTTCAATGAAATACAAATCCGGCAACTATTAAATGATTTATTATCAGTATTGCAATTTTGTCACGCTAGACACGTAATTCACCGCGATATTAAGCCAGAAAATATTATTTTACGTGAGAGCGATCGCAAACTAGTGTTAGTAGATTTTGGTGCTGCTAAATCTGCCACTGGCACTGCCTTAAATCAAACTGGTACAAGTATTGGTAGTCCAGAATATGTTGCCCCTGAACAAATGAGAGGTAGGGCTGTATTTGCCAGCGATATTTACAGTTTGGGTGCTACTTGTATTAATTTATTAACTCAGCAATCGCCCTTCGATTCCTATGATACCAACAACGATACTTGGGTTTGGCAGCAATACTTGAAAACTCCTGTTAGTAATCAGTTGAGTCGCATTCTTAACAAGATGCTAGAAAGTATTCCAATTCGGCGTTATCAAACAGTAGATGAAGTTCTCAAAGACTTAAATCAGCAGTCGCAAGTAGCCGCAAAGCCAGCGAACGCACCAAAACCTATCCCTCAATCACCACCTAATTCTCCAGCCACATTTGTATCGCCATCTCCTAGTCAAATTGATAATGAATTAGAGGAAATGAAAACCCAATTTTTGGGTGGCAATAAACCTAAACCAAATAAAATACAACCAACAAACCCTACATCTCAGCCTACTAGTAAAAGCAAAATAGATGAAGAATTAGAAGAGTTAAAAGCAAAATATCTTGGTAATAACAATCCTTAA